A stretch of the Vigna radiata var. radiata cultivar VC1973A chromosome 7, Vradiata_ver6, whole genome shotgun sequence genome encodes the following:
- the LOC106767963 gene encoding beta-amyrin 28-oxidase, with product MEHFYLSLLLLFVSLVTFFFFLLFHKHRSPFSAPNLPPGATGFPLIGESLQFLSTGWKGHPEKFIFDRMIKYSSNLFKTSILGEPAVVFCGAASNKFLFSNENKLVAAWWPESVNKVFPTTVQTNSKEESKKMRKLLPQFLKPEALQRYVPIMDSIAQTHFSSLWDNHTHLTVYPLAKRYTFMLACRLFMSVEDVNHVAKFENPFHLLASGIISVPIDLPGTPFYKAIRAAKTIRKELLKIIRERKVALGQGNASPTQDILSHMLLTCDENGHFMTELDIADKILGLLIGGHDTASAACTFVVKYLAELPHIYDAVYREQMEIAKSKLPGELLNWDDINRMKYSWNVACEVMRIAPPLQGGFREAINDFTFNGFSIPKGWKLYWSANSTHKSPEYFREPEKFDPSRFEGEGPAPYTFVPFGGGPRMCPGKEYARLEILVFMHNLVKRFKWEKVIPDEKIIVDPLPIPAKNLPIRLFPHKP from the exons ATGGAGCATTTCTATCTTTCCCTCCTTCTCCTCTTTGTTTCTCTCgtcaccttcttcttcttcctccttttccACAAGCACCGCTCTCCCTTCTCCGCCCCAAACCTCCCACCGGGAGCCACCGGTTTCCCGCTCATCGGGGAGAGTCTCCAGTTTCTCTCCACCGGATGGAAAGGTCACCCGGAGAAGTTCATTTTCGACCGCATGATCAAGTACTCCTCCAACCTCTTCAAAACCTCCATCCTGGGGGAACCCGCCGTGGTATTCTGCGGCGCCGCCTCCAACAAGTTTTTGTTCTCGAACGAGAACAAGCTGGTGGCAGCGTGGTGGCCGGAGAGCGTGAACAAGGTGTTCCCCACGACGGTGCAGACGAACTCGAAGGAAGAGTCGAAGAAGATGAGAAAGTTGCTCCCACAGTTCCTAAAACCCGAGGCTCTCCAACGCTACGTTCCCATCATGGACAGCATCGCACAGACCCACTTTTCTTCCCTTTGGGACAACCACACCCATCTCACAGTCTATCCCTTGGCCAAAAG GTACACATTTATGTTGGCGTGTCGTTTGTTTATGAGCGTTGAGGATGTGAATCACGTAGCGAAATTTGAGAACCCTTTTCATCTTTTGGCGTCCGGAATCATATCAGTGCCCATCGATCTTCCCGGAACGCCGTTCTACAAAGCTATCAGAGCAGCAAAAACCATCAGAAAGGAGCTGTTGAAGATCATCAGAGAGAGGAAAGTTGCTTTGGGCCAAGGAAATGCTTCCCCAACACAAGACATATTGTCTCACATGCTGCTCACGTGCGATGAGAACGGACACTTCATGACTGAATTGGACATTGCAGACAAGATTCTCGGACTTTTGATCGGTGGTCATGACACTGCAAGTGCTGCATGCACTTTCGTCGTCAAATACCTCGCTGAACTCCCTCACATTTATGATGCAGTCTATCGAG AGCAAATGGAAATTGCAAAGTCGAAGTTGCCGGGAGAGTTATTGAATTGGGATGATATAAACAGGATGAAATATTCTTGGAATGTAGCTTGTGAAGTGATGAGAATTGCTCCTCCACTTCAAGGAGGTTTTAGAGAAGCTATCAATGACTTTACTTTCAATGGCTTCTCAATTCCAAAGGGATGGAAG TTGTATTGGAGTGCAAATTCAACACATAAAAGTCCAGAATACTTTCGAGAACCAGAGAAATTTGATCCAAGCAGATTCGAAGGAGAAGGACCAGCTCCTTACACTTTTGTGCCATTTGGTGGAGGACCAAGAATGTGCCCTGGAAAAGAGTATGCAAGGTTGGAAATCTTAGTTTTCATGCACAACTTAGTGAAGAGGTTTAAGTGGGAAAAAGTGATTCCAGACGAAAAGATCATCGTTGATCCCTTACCCATTCCTGCAAAAAACCTCCCAATTCGTCTTTTTCCTCACAAACCCTaa